In Deltaproteobacteria bacterium, the following proteins share a genomic window:
- the higA gene encoding addiction module antidote protein, HigA family: MKKLDPITPGEILLEEFLKPMGLSQYRLAKEIGVPAQRISEIVGGKRSITADTDLRLCRFFGLSNGYWLRAQVAHDTEVAARTLSPLLKKIKPYSEYVAQQC; this comes from the coding sequence ATGAAAAAATTAGATCCCATAACTCCAGGCGAAATTTTATTAGAAGAATTTCTGAAGCCTATGGGGCTGAGTCAGTACCGATTAGCTAAGGAAATTGGCGTTCCAGCCCAACGTATCAGCGAAATTGTCGGTGGAAAGCGATCGATAACTGCTGATACCGATTTGCGGTTGTGTCGTTTCTTTGGCCTATCTAATGGCTACTGGTTACGTGCCCAAGTTGCCCATGATACAGAAGTTGCCGCAAGAACCCTCAGCCCGTTGCTAAAAAAAATAAAACCTTATTCTGAGTATGTGGCCCAACAATGCTAA
- a CDS encoding excinuclease ABC subunit A: protein MIRSFKCKNTEALSKGDHVKQFVNIAKIARRKLRQLEIAGRLDDLRVPPGNHLEALKGNRSDQHNIRINDQWRVCFRWTDAGPEDVEIVDYH from the coding sequence ATGATCAGATCATTTAAGTGTAAAAATACTGAAGCGCTATCTAAAGGTGATCATGTCAAGCAATTCGTAAATATTGCCAAAATTGCGCGACGCAAACTTAGACAGCTTGAAATCGCTGGGCGGCTTGATGATTTAAGGGTACCACCTGGTAATCATCTTGAGGCGCTCAAGGGCAATCGTTCTGATCAACATAACATTCGTATAAACGATCAATGGCGAGTTTGCTTTCGTTGGACGGATGCAGGTCCAGAAGATGTCGAAATTGTCGATTACCATTGA
- a CDS encoding integron integrase (may be involved in the transfer of antibiotic resistance genes to plasmids and transposons), which yields MSRFKKDRELLDEVRDVMRLHHYSIRTERTYCGWIKRYIQYHNMTSREELSNGEVKIEAFLTYLAVDRAVSPSTQNQAMNALVFLYKHVLKKSLDGNINAVRARKKVNIPVVMTREEVARVITLMEGTPQLVAKLLYGSGLRITEALRLRVHDIDYELKHIIVRSGKGTKDRITTFPVSVIPLLRNHLSRVRVIHEQDMAQGYGEVYMPYALARKYPNAAKEWNWQYVFPARNLSTDPRSGKIRRHHVDPSVINKAIKIAARKAGLTKRVSAHIFRHSFATHLLQRGTDIRTIQALLGHKDISTTMIYTHVLRQGGHGVPSPLDDLDI from the coding sequence ATGTCCAGATTTAAGAAAGACAGGGAACTCCTCGATGAGGTCCGGGATGTCATGAGGCTTCATCACTACTCGATCCGTACGGAACGAACATACTGTGGCTGGATCAAACGATATATACAGTACCACAATATGACCTCTCGGGAAGAGTTAAGCAATGGCGAAGTTAAAATAGAGGCGTTCCTGACATATCTGGCAGTGGACAGGGCAGTATCGCCCTCTACGCAGAATCAGGCCATGAATGCACTGGTTTTCCTGTACAAACACGTACTCAAAAAATCACTTGACGGGAATATTAATGCGGTACGGGCGAGGAAAAAGGTAAATATTCCTGTGGTTATGACCCGGGAAGAAGTGGCCCGTGTGATCACACTCATGGAAGGTACGCCGCAACTGGTTGCCAAGCTGCTCTATGGCAGTGGTTTGCGTATCACAGAGGCATTGCGTCTTAGGGTGCATGACATTGATTATGAGTTAAAACATATAATTGTACGTTCGGGCAAGGGTACGAAAGACCGGATCACGACATTTCCGGTCTCCGTGATTCCATTGCTCCGGAATCATCTTTCGAGAGTTCGGGTAATCCACGAACAGGATATGGCTCAGGGATACGGTGAAGTCTATATGCCCTATGCCCTTGCACGGAAATATCCTAACGCCGCAAAAGAATGGAACTGGCAGTATGTATTTCCTGCCCGTAATCTGTCAACCGATCCTCGAAGCGGTAAAATCCGACGGCATCATGTTGACCCCAGTGTAATTAACAAGGCAATCAAGATAGCTGCTCGTAAAGCAGGATTGACAAAACGGGTAAGCGCACATATCTTCCGGCACAGTTTTGCCACTCATCTTCTGCAGCGAGGCACTGACATCCGAACCATACAAGCCCTGCTGGGCCATAAAGATATCTCCACGACCATGATTTACACACATGTTCTGCGGCAAGGCGGACATGGAGTGCCAAGTCCTCTTGATGATCTGGATATCTGA
- a CDS encoding MFS transporter gives MSTSDKKIFAAIFCSIFTSVTGLGIVVPLLPVYAHDLGASGLYISLIFGAFSLSRTFLLPYFGRISDIKGRKPFIVAGLLGYTLVSIAFMLSSDVNSLIIIRFLQGIASAMIMPVALAYIGDITPEGREGFYMGLFHLSMFLGLSIGPLAGGVISDKFSLDAAFASMGILASAGCMLSFFLLPPVSSERIARRYKASMPAIRLLRSRSIAGLFIVRFSYITCIGIIWCFLPVYADSEFGLSGLSIGILVMLGVFISGMLQVPMGFLADRLNKRYMIICGCLIVVYAIYSFSWAEGFRDIIIADIIFGVGGGMSTPPVMALSVIKGNETESMGSVMGLLTMGHSMGMMLGSFFAGIIMDYCGLRSAFPLGATIMMTGILLFIFLTRKNNLISLAHMQK, from the coding sequence ATGAGTACATCTGACAAAAAAATATTTGCCGCTATTTTCTGTTCCATTTTTACTTCTGTTACAGGCTTGGGAATAGTGGTGCCGCTTCTGCCGGTGTATGCCCACGATCTTGGAGCCAGCGGTCTGTATATAAGCCTGATCTTTGGCGCATTCTCCCTTTCGCGGACGTTTCTCCTTCCGTATTTCGGCAGGATTTCAGACATAAAAGGTCGCAAGCCGTTTATTGTCGCAGGACTGCTAGGCTATACACTGGTCTCCATTGCATTTATGCTTTCATCTGATGTCAACTCATTGATCATTATACGATTTTTACAGGGTATAGCGTCTGCCATGATCATGCCTGTTGCACTGGCCTATATAGGAGATATTACGCCAGAGGGAAGGGAAGGCTTTTATATGGGACTTTTTCACCTCTCCATGTTCCTGGGCCTGAGCATAGGCCCCCTGGCAGGCGGAGTGATCAGTGACAAATTCAGCCTGGATGCAGCTTTTGCGTCCATGGGTATTCTTGCGTCTGCGGGCTGCATGCTGAGTTTCTTCCTGCTGCCGCCTGTAAGCTCGGAAAGGATTGCCAGGAGGTACAAGGCCTCCATGCCTGCTATCCGGCTATTAAGGAGCAGGTCTATAGCAGGGCTGTTCATTGTCCGGTTTTCCTATATTACCTGCATTGGAATCATATGGTGTTTTCTGCCTGTTTATGCGGATTCGGAATTCGGGCTTTCAGGTCTCTCGATCGGGATTCTTGTCATGCTCGGAGTCTTTATAAGCGGGATGCTGCAGGTGCCGATGGGCTTTCTGGCTGACAGGCTCAACAAAAGGTACATGATTATCTGCGGCTGCCTTATAGTCGTATATGCAATATATTCATTTTCATGGGCAGAGGGATTCCGGGATATCATTATAGCGGATATTATCTTCGGAGTGGGAGGCGGGATGTCAACGCCACCGGTAATGGCGCTCTCTGTGATAAAAGGCAATGAAACCGAATCCATGGGTTCAGTCATGGGACTTCTGACAATGGGGCACAGCATGGGAATGATGCTCGGTTCTTTTTTTGCCGGTATTATAATGGATTATTGCGGTCTCAGGAGCGCATTTCCCCTGGGTGCGACGATAATGATGACCGGGATATTACTTTTCATCTTTCTGACACGGAAAAATAACCTGATTTCCCTTGCACATATGCAGAAATAG
- a CDS encoding bifunctional pyr operon transcriptional regulator/uracil phosphoribosyltransferase PyrR encodes MNDTRKIVLDSKGMDRALTRMAHEIIEQNKGIKDLALIGIRTGGVPLSERLQQRIAAVEGTMVPAGILDITLYRDDWSTLSQHPIVRKTEISFPVDNKNIVLVDDVLYTGRTVRAALDALIDLGRPQKIQLAVLVDRGRRELPIKPDFVGLSIRTSASEHVNVFLNEIAGRDEVVLEEKG; translated from the coding sequence GTGAACGACACTAGGAAAATCGTGCTTGACTCGAAAGGGATGGACAGGGCACTTACAAGAATGGCCCATGAAATCATAGAACAGAATAAGGGAATAAAGGATCTCGCCCTCATTGGCATCAGGACAGGTGGAGTGCCGTTATCCGAACGCCTGCAGCAGCGGATTGCTGCCGTAGAGGGTACCATGGTCCCAGCCGGGATTCTGGACATTACTCTCTATCGGGACGACTGGAGTACTCTAAGCCAGCATCCCATAGTCAGGAAGACTGAGATTTCGTTCCCTGTTGACAACAAAAACATAGTACTGGTGGACGACGTCCTTTATACCGGTCGTACTGTCAGGGCTGCCCTGGATGCCTTGATTGACCTGGGCAGACCTCAGAAGATCCAGCTTGCTGTTCTCGTGGACAGGGGAAGACGGGAGCTTCCGATCAAACCCGATTTTGTAGGGCTTTCTATCCGGACTTCAGCAAGTGAACACGTAAACGTCTTTCTGAATGAAATTGCAGGAAGAGATGAGGTTGTCCTGGAAGAAAAAGGCTAA
- a CDS encoding ribonuclease HI gives MMPIIVHIFTDGACSGNPGPGGWGAMLRYNRHQKCIKGWSRNTTNNRMELLAAIRALEALKVACDVIITTDSNYLKQGITKWINAWKRRGWQTVEKRPVKNKDLWQALDSLCQLHRVHWKWIKGHSGHKENELADQLAREAISEGRNGYLEEDTAGRI, from the coding sequence ATGATGCCAATTATAGTCCACATATTCACTGACGGCGCCTGTTCCGGAAACCCGGGCCCCGGCGGATGGGGGGCGATGTTGCGGTATAACAGACATCAAAAGTGCATCAAGGGCTGGTCAAGAAACACCACAAACAACCGGATGGAGCTATTGGCGGCAATAAGGGCCCTCGAGGCCCTTAAAGTGGCCTGTGACGTGATTATAACTACAGACTCAAACTACCTGAAGCAGGGCATAACCAAGTGGATAAATGCATGGAAACGGAGGGGTTGGCAGACTGTTGAAAAGAGGCCTGTCAAAAACAAGGACCTATGGCAGGCGCTTGACTCTTTATGCCAGCTTCACAGGGTCCACTGGAAATGGATCAAGGGCCATTCCGGACACAAGGAAAACGAACTTGCTGATCAACTGGCCAGGGAAGCCATTTCCGAAGGCCGGAACGGATATCTGGAAGAGGATACGGCAGGCAGGATTTAG